A region of Sulfurimonas sp. DNA encodes the following proteins:
- a CDS encoding DEAD/DEAH box helicase, whose protein sequence is MSFTSLGLSAPLLKAIKEQGYDKPTPIQAQSIPIILKRQDILAGAQTGTGKTAGFTLPMLELLNRAKPSRDKKAHHVKVLILTPTRELASQVEESVRIYGKHLPFKSTVIFGGVKINPQITALRRGVEIVVATPGRLLDHISQKTINLSKVDFLILDEADRMLDMGFVNDIKKVIAVLPKERQTLLFSATYSDEIKKLSQKFLRSPALIEVARRNTSSETVKQAVYPVDKERKRELLTHLINKGKWTQVLVFTRTKHGANRLSGQLEKDSISSVAIHGNKSQNARTKALADFKAGKIRVLVATDIAARGIDIDQLPHVVNYELPNVSEDYVHRIGRTGRAGHEGEAVSLVCVDENEFLENIEKLINKDIPKIWEKGFKPDPSIKAEPINMGGNRGARNKPRGGNGGNRNGGRNSNSSRNSNRSRSR, encoded by the coding sequence ATGTCATTTACTTCACTTGGGCTATCAGCTCCACTACTTAAAGCTATTAAAGAACAAGGCTATGATAAACCAACACCAATTCAAGCTCAGTCAATACCAATTATTTTAAAAAGACAAGACATTTTAGCAGGTGCGCAAACTGGAACAGGTAAAACAGCTGGTTTTACTCTTCCTATGTTGGAGTTACTAAATCGTGCAAAACCTTCAAGAGATAAAAAAGCTCATCATGTTAAAGTGCTTATTTTAACTCCTACAAGAGAGTTAGCATCTCAAGTAGAAGAAAGCGTAAGAATTTATGGAAAACATCTTCCTTTTAAATCAACAGTAATATTTGGTGGTGTGAAAATAAATCCTCAAATTACTGCACTTCGTCGTGGAGTAGAAATAGTTGTTGCAACTCCTGGGCGTTTGCTTGATCATATATCTCAAAAAACTATTAACCTATCAAAAGTTGATTTTTTAATCCTTGATGAAGCAGACAGAATGTTAGACATGGGTTTTGTAAATGATATAAAAAAAGTCATAGCAGTTTTACCAAAAGAGCGACAAACTCTTCTTTTTTCTGCAACTTATTCAGATGAGATAAAAAAACTTTCTCAAAAATTCTTACGCTCCCCTGCACTTATAGAAGTAGCAAGAAGAAATACTTCAAGCGAAACAGTAAAACAAGCAGTTTATCCAGTAGATAAAGAACGCAAGCGTGAACTTTTAACGCATCTTATAAACAAAGGAAAATGGACACAAGTCTTAGTTTTTACTAGAACTAAACACGGTGCGAATCGTTTAAGTGGGCAGTTAGAAAAAGATTCAATTAGCTCAGTTGCAATTCATGGAAACAAAAGCCAAAATGCAAGAACAAAAGCTCTAGCAGACTTTAAAGCTGGCAAAATTAGAGTTCTTGTGGCAACAGATATAGCAGCAAGAGGAATAGATATAGACCAGCTTCCGCATGTTGTAAACTATGAACTCCCAAATGTAAGTGAAGACTATGTACATCGCATAGGACGAACTGGTCGTGCTGGTCATGAAGGTGAAGCGGTTTCACTTGTTTGTGTAGATGAAAATGAATTTTTAGAAAATATAGAAAAACTTATAAATAAAGACATTCCAAAAATCTGGGAAAAAGGTTTTAAGCCAGACCCTTCCATAAAAGCAGAACCTATTAACATGGGTGGAAATCGTGGAGCAAGAAATAAACCTCGCGGTGGAAATGGCGGAAATAGAAACGGCGGAAGAAACTCTAACTCTTCACGAAACTCAAATCGTTCAAGAAGTAGATAA
- a CDS encoding type I secretion system permease/ATPase, whose amino-acid sequence MAFVAVAIFDFIINLIRNYMFVHTTSKIDAKLGAKLFHHLLALPIAYFEKRKVGNIIARVRELDTIREFIANKSISVILDVMFSGVFVAVMLLYSVKLTMLVVSFVTVIGLIYFFITPQLRKRLEEKFQMGAQSNAYLVESVTGVQTVKSLALEGSMQRKWEDYLAKYVNSSFHLSNLSNILGGLSGMLQKLMTISMLYVGVSLVLEGKLSVGQLIAFQMFANQFSGPVLRLVNLWNEFQQTLLSVDRIGDILNTPTEQKNDKAITLPHIKGSVRFDNIGFSYSPEMPNVINGVSAEFKEGMSVGLVGRSGSGKSTITKLIQRLYIPNSGTIYIDNVDIRHMNPKWLRNNIGVVLQENFLFSGTIKDNISLSRPDAPMEQIIAVANMAGAHEFISELPEGYDTQVGERGSSLSGGQRQRVSIARALIINPRILIFDEATSALDYESEKIIQNNMNTIKDGRTMFIVAHRLTTVKDCDVIVVMDKGTIVEQGSHFELLNLKGYYHKLYTQQD is encoded by the coding sequence ATCGCTTTTGTAGCAGTTGCTATATTTGATTTTATTATTAACCTTATCCGAAATTATATGTTTGTACACACAACATCAAAGATAGATGCTAAACTTGGTGCTAAACTATTTCATCATCTTTTAGCTCTTCCAATCGCTTACTTTGAAAAACGAAAAGTTGGAAACATAATTGCTCGAGTTCGTGAGTTAGATACCATCAGAGAATTTATAGCAAATAAATCAATTAGTGTAATTTTAGATGTAATGTTTTCTGGTGTGTTTGTGGCGGTAATGCTGCTTTACAGTGTGAAGTTAACTATGTTGGTTGTATCTTTTGTAACAGTTATAGGACTGATTTACTTTTTTATTACACCACAACTTCGAAAGCGTCTTGAAGAGAAGTTTCAGATGGGTGCTCAATCAAATGCTTATTTAGTTGAGTCCGTTACTGGTGTGCAAACAGTTAAGTCTTTAGCACTTGAAGGTTCGATGCAGAGAAAATGGGAAGACTACTTAGCTAAGTATGTAAACTCAAGTTTCCATCTAAGTAATCTGTCTAATATCTTAGGTGGACTTTCAGGGATGCTACAAAAACTAATGACCATCTCTATGTTATATGTTGGTGTATCCTTAGTTCTTGAAGGTAAACTAAGTGTTGGACAGCTAATAGCTTTTCAAATGTTCGCTAACCAGTTTAGTGGACCTGTCCTTCGTTTAGTAAATCTTTGGAATGAGTTTCAACAAACATTACTTTCAGTTGATAGAATAGGTGATATTCTTAACACTCCAACAGAACAAAAAAATGATAAAGCTATTACTCTCCCTCATATTAAAGGTAGTGTTAGATTTGATAATATTGGATTTTCATATTCTCCAGAGATGCCAAATGTAATTAATGGTGTTAGTGCTGAATTTAAAGAAGGCATGAGTGTTGGTTTAGTTGGTAGAAGTGGTAGTGGTAAGAGTACTATTACAAAACTTATTCAAAGACTATATATTCCAAACAGCGGAACTATCTATATAGACAATGTTGATATTAGACATATGAACCCTAAATGGTTGCGTAATAATATTGGGGTAGTGCTACAAGAGAATTTCCTCTTTAGTGGAACTATCAAAGATAATATATCTCTTTCTCGTCCAGATGCACCAATGGAACAGATAATAGCTGTAGCTAATATGGCTGGAGCGCATGAGTTTATTTCAGAACTACCAGAGGGTTATGATACTCAAGTAGGGGAAAGAGGTTCTTCCCTCTCAGGTGGACAGAGACAACGAGTCTCTATTGCTAGAGCGCTTATTATTAACCCTCGCATCTTGATATTTGATGAAGCAACTTCAGCACTTGATTATGAGTCAGAAAAGATTATTCAAAACAATATGAACACTATTAAAGATGGAAGAACGATGTTTATAGTTGCACATAGGCTTACTACTGTAAAAGATTGTGATGTTATTGTAGTAATGGACAAAGGTACGATAGTTGAGCAGGGTTCTCACTTTGAACTACTAAATCTTAAGGGCTATTATCATAAGCTCTATACACAACAGGATTAG
- a CDS encoding HlyD family type I secretion periplasmic adaptor subunit, which yields MGLFHTKDKHEFKPLLVEIEDRPLNPLGRTLLWTIIVFMVLSSLWLFLAKIDVVVSARGKIIPLGEIKVLQPIETGVISKLLVKEGELVHKGQVLVEIDPSVAETNLKSKEKNLELLEIETTRLMALIENKIFIPPLMCKDSAVLATQVLIYKTSKLGYEQQHLLIEKQILQIQQQIESVYTDKSRLMQHLENVKNQEARLQEVIDIIARSEYDDIHKEVIEYEKQVRMKDHDVIQLNEKLNGLTEQKILITQDYQNKLLEELTQKRKEATLLKVEIDSIEFRKAKQRITSPVDGYVSKLMVHTIGGVVTPAEKLIYIVPSNVPLVIKATVLNQDIGFIKKGMDAAIKVDTFNFQKYGLIPAIVSHVSDDSIDDEKLGPVYEIYLEPKKEFLVVKGEKVYLNSGMSVTAELKVGKRRVIEFFIYPLIKYLDEGMSVR from the coding sequence ATGGGACTTTTTCACACTAAAGATAAACATGAGTTTAAACCATTACTTGTTGAGATAGAAGATCGTCCACTAAATCCACTAGGTCGTACATTGCTTTGGACTATTATAGTTTTTATGGTTTTAAGTAGTTTATGGCTCTTTTTAGCCAAGATAGATGTTGTTGTAAGTGCTAGAGGAAAAATAATTCCTCTTGGCGAGATTAAAGTACTTCAGCCAATAGAAACAGGTGTGATAAGTAAGCTTTTGGTAAAGGAGGGAGAGTTAGTTCATAAAGGACAGGTTTTAGTTGAAATAGACCCATCAGTAGCTGAGACAAATTTAAAGTCTAAAGAAAAAAATCTAGAGTTATTAGAAATAGAGACAACACGATTAATGGCTCTTATTGAGAATAAAATATTTATTCCTCCTTTAATGTGTAAAGATTCAGCTGTTCTTGCAACTCAAGTACTTATTTATAAGACAAGTAAACTAGGATATGAACAACAACATTTGTTGATTGAAAAACAGATTTTACAAATACAGCAACAAATAGAATCAGTATATACTGATAAAAGTCGTTTAATGCAGCATTTAGAAAATGTTAAAAATCAAGAAGCACGCTTACAAGAAGTGATAGATATTATTGCAAGAAGTGAATATGACGATATACATAAAGAAGTTATAGAATACGAAAAACAGGTTAGAATGAAAGACCATGATGTTATTCAACTTAATGAAAAACTAAATGGATTGACTGAACAGAAAATTTTAATAACTCAAGATTACCAAAACAAACTACTTGAAGAACTTACTCAAAAACGCAAAGAGGCTACCCTACTTAAAGTTGAAATAGACTCAATAGAGTTTAGAAAAGCAAAACAAAGAATTACTTCTCCTGTTGATGGTTATGTTTCTAAACTTATGGTTCATACTATTGGTGGTGTAGTTACACCAGCAGAAAAATTAATTTATATTGTTCCAAGTAATGTCCCCTTAGTGATTAAAGCAACTGTACTTAATCAAGATATAGGGTTTATAAAAAAAGGAATGGATGCCGCTATTAAGGTGGATACATTTAACTTTCAAAAGTATGGGCTTATTCCTGCCATAGTTAGCCATGTCTCAGATGATTCTATAGATGATGAAAAACTAGGACCAGTATATGAAATTTACTTAGAACCAAAAAAAGAATTTCTTGTAGTTAAGGGCGAAAAAGTATATTTAAATTCAGGAATGAGTGTAACAGCAGAACTCAAAGTTGGAAAACGGCGTGTTATTGAGTTCTTCATTTATCCTTTGATAAAGTATTTGGATGAGGGGATGAGTGTACGATGA
- a CDS encoding Hpt domain-containing protein, translating to MGIRTILDANFDFEIVDEFFDHYSMMIESMEVMILDLNKPTEYSRSIEELFRVFHNIKSASGYLKMIPIAKLAAFVEDALEELRTTDALANDDIITWLLEISDMFAQWQDDLKLDNDLTHIKYSLLKIPELTK from the coding sequence ATGGGTATAAGAACTATTTTAGATGCTAATTTTGATTTTGAAATTGTTGATGAATTTTTCGATCATTATTCTATGATGATTGAAAGTATGGAAGTAATGATATTAGACCTCAATAAGCCGACTGAATATTCAAGAAGTATTGAAGAGCTTTTTCGTGTTTTTCATAATATAAAATCAGCTTCAGGCTATCTAAAAATGATACCTATTGCGAAACTAGCAGCCTTTGTAGAAGATGCTTTAGAAGAGCTTAGAACAACAGATGCTTTAGCAAATGATGACATTATCACTTGGCTACTTGAAATAAGCGATATGTTTGCTCAATGGCAAGATGATTTAAAACTTGATAACGATTTAACTCATATAAAATATTCTTTATTAAAGATACCAGAACTAACAAAATAA